A stretch of Sphingomonas sp. JUb134 DNA encodes these proteins:
- the recR gene encoding recombination mediator RecR → MASPEIEALTQALSRLPGLGPRSARRAVLHLIKKRETALVPLLGALERVSERLSTCSVCGNVDTSDPCAVCADPRRDARALCVVEEVADLWALERSRLFPGRFHVLGGRLSALEGVRPEDLAIDRLVARVADGGVDEVVLAMNATLEGQTTAHYLAERIEAYPVRITQLAHGLPVGGELDYLDEGTLAQALRARRPVV, encoded by the coding sequence ATGGCTTCCCCAGAGATCGAGGCGCTGACGCAGGCGCTGTCCCGCTTGCCGGGCCTTGGCCCACGCTCCGCGCGTCGGGCCGTATTGCACCTCATCAAGAAGCGCGAAACGGCACTGGTTCCGCTGCTCGGCGCTTTGGAGCGGGTAAGCGAGCGGCTGTCCACCTGCTCGGTCTGCGGCAATGTCGATACCAGCGACCCTTGCGCCGTCTGTGCCGATCCGCGGCGGGACGCGCGTGCGCTGTGCGTCGTGGAGGAAGTCGCGGATCTATGGGCGCTGGAGCGCTCCCGCTTGTTCCCAGGTCGCTTCCACGTTCTGGGCGGGCGGCTGTCGGCACTCGAGGGCGTTCGCCCGGAGGATCTCGCCATCGACCGGCTCGTCGCGCGCGTGGCCGATGGCGGCGTCGACGAGGTGGTGCTCGCGATGAACGCGACGCTGGAGGGACAGACGACTGCGCACTATCTGGCAGAGCGGATCGAGGCGTATCCTGTACGGATCACGCAGCTGGCGCATGGCTTGCCCGTGGGCGGCGAGCTGGATTATCTGGACGAGGGCACCTTGGCACAGGCGCTGCGAGCGCGACGCCCGGTGGTGTGA
- the fmt gene encoding methionyl-tRNA formyltransferase, with protein MRIIFMGTPGFAVTILDALVAAGHEIVTVYTQPPRAGGRRGKAPTPTPVHARAEALGIPVRHPTTLRTAEAQADFAALGADVAVVAAYGLILPQAVLDAPRLGCLNVHASLLPRWRGAAPVQRAILAGDTETGVGIMQMEAGLDTGPVRHEVRTPIGRDTAAELTDRLAQLGGAAMVEVLGNIDAYPPVSQPESGVTYAAKLDKSEARLRFDAAAYAVERQVRAFHPTAFFEIDGERFRVLTADVSDESGAAGTVLDERLTIACGTGAIRPTLLQRAGRGAMPAADLLRGFPIPTGTRLS; from the coding sequence ATGCGCATCATCTTCATGGGCACGCCCGGCTTCGCGGTTACGATCCTGGACGCGTTGGTGGCTGCCGGACACGAGATCGTCACCGTCTACACACAGCCGCCGCGTGCAGGCGGCCGCCGCGGCAAGGCACCGACCCCGACACCGGTCCATGCCCGCGCCGAAGCGCTCGGAATCCCGGTCCGGCACCCGACGACGTTGCGCACTGCCGAAGCCCAAGCGGACTTCGCCGCCCTGGGCGCGGATGTGGCGGTCGTCGCGGCCTATGGGCTCATCCTGCCGCAGGCGGTTCTGGATGCGCCGCGGCTCGGCTGCCTGAACGTCCACGCCTCGCTGCTGCCGCGCTGGCGGGGCGCTGCGCCCGTGCAGCGCGCGATCCTGGCCGGCGACACCGAGACTGGCGTCGGCATCATGCAGATGGAGGCTGGCCTGGACACCGGGCCGGTGCGGCATGAGGTGCGCACTCCGATCGGCAGGGACACGGCGGCCGAACTAACCGACCGGCTTGCGCAGCTAGGGGGTGCGGCAATGGTCGAAGTGCTTGGCAACATCGACGCCTATCCCCCTGTTTCGCAGCCAGAGTCTGGCGTCACCTACGCCGCGAAACTCGACAAGTCGGAGGCGCGGTTGCGCTTCGATGCGGCAGCGTACGCGGTCGAGCGGCAGGTCCGGGCGTTTCATCCGACGGCATTCTTCGAAATCGATGGCGAGCGCTTCCGCGTCCTGACGGCGGACGTCTCGGACGAGAGCGGCGCGGCGGGTACCGTGCTGGACGAGCGGCTTACGATCGCGTGCGGCACGGGGGCGATCCGGCCCACGCTGCTTCAGCGTGCCGGCCGGGGCGCCATGCCTGCGGCAGACCTGCTGCGCGGCTTCCCCATTCCGACGGGTACGCGGCTGTCGTGA
- the truA gene encoding tRNA pseudouridine(38-40) synthase TruA, with translation MSRFALTVEFDGRPFMGWQRQSHGPSVQQAIEDAAWRVTGEQVAVHAAGRTDAGVHALAMRAHVEIRKAILPFRLMEALNAHLRPDPVAILACEAVEDDWHARFSCVGRSYEYRIVNRRAPLTWEAGLAWQVPQPLDVDAMQTAAHFLVGRHDFTTFRSAHCQAESPVRTLDRLDVERRGDRVLIHAAARSFLHHQVRSMVGCLALVGQGRWRPEQVREVLVARDRSRLGLNAPPDGLYFTGAVYPISG, from the coding sequence GTGAGCCGCTTCGCGCTGACGGTCGAGTTTGACGGCCGACCCTTCATGGGCTGGCAGCGGCAATCGCACGGCCCGAGTGTCCAGCAGGCGATCGAGGACGCAGCCTGGCGGGTGACCGGTGAGCAGGTCGCGGTGCACGCTGCCGGACGCACGGACGCAGGCGTCCATGCGCTCGCCATGCGCGCGCACGTCGAGATCAGAAAGGCGATCCTGCCCTTCCGCCTGATGGAAGCGCTAAACGCGCATCTGCGGCCGGACCCTGTCGCCATTCTCGCCTGCGAGGCAGTCGAGGACGACTGGCACGCCCGCTTCTCCTGCGTCGGCCGCTCCTATGAATATCGGATCGTTAACCGGCGGGCGCCGCTCACCTGGGAAGCGGGTCTCGCGTGGCAAGTACCGCAACCGCTCGATGTCGATGCGATGCAGACCGCGGCGCACTTCCTCGTCGGGCGGCACGACTTCACGACCTTCCGCTCCGCGCATTGCCAGGCGGAGAGCCCGGTACGTACTCTCGATCGTCTGGATGTCGAACGGCGTGGCGACCGCGTGCTCATCCACGCCGCCGCTCGTTCGTTCCTGCACCACCAGGTCCGGTCGATGGTCGGATGCCTCGCCTTGGTGGGGCAAGGACGCTGGCGCCCGGAGCAGGTGCGCGAAGTGCTCGTCGCGCGCGATCGCTCGCGGCTGGGCCTTAATGCGCCGCCGGACGGACTCTATTTCACCGGCGCCGTGTACCCCATTAGCGGCTGA
- a CDS encoding class I SAM-dependent RNA methyltransferase translates to MSGDLIVRVAARGEGISADGRHVAFAAPGDRLLPDNSVVRGSHHQVPPCRHFPACGGCQLQHLDEESYALFVRDRVLGALSTQNLATEVRLALVSPPRTRRRATLHAERRGRQVLLGFTETGSHRIVDMMECHVLLPELFALVAPLRTLLAAMLGERRADVHLAQTDRGVDVLITGFLGDKLSEVEALTGFAERHGLARLSVDDGYGPETRWEPEPATISFAGVPVALQPGAFLQATREGEAALVAGVKDAVGSAPIVADLFAGLGTFSLALAERAKVYAGEAAREPILALKAAASRAGRPVFAEHRDLYRRPLAPAELDRFSAVVIDPPRAGAREQAAAIAASKVPVVAYVSCNPSSFARDVKTMCESGYRLDWVQPVGQFRWSTHVELVARLSR, encoded by the coding sequence GTGAGCGGCGATCTGATCGTGCGCGTGGCGGCCCGCGGCGAGGGCATCTCCGCCGATGGCCGTCACGTAGCCTTCGCGGCCCCCGGCGACCGGCTGCTCCCGGACAACAGCGTGGTGCGCGGTTCCCATCATCAGGTGCCACCCTGCCGGCATTTCCCGGCGTGCGGCGGCTGCCAACTCCAGCATCTCGACGAAGAAAGCTACGCCCTGTTCGTGCGCGATCGCGTGCTTGGCGCGCTTTCGACCCAGAACCTGGCGACGGAAGTTCGTCTCGCGCTTGTCTCGCCGCCGCGCACCCGGCGTCGCGCAACGCTGCATGCCGAGCGTCGCGGACGCCAGGTGTTGCTTGGCTTCACGGAGACCGGCAGCCATCGCATCGTCGACATGATGGAATGCCACGTACTGCTTCCGGAGCTGTTCGCGCTGGTCGCGCCGCTGAGGACGCTGCTGGCGGCCATGCTGGGAGAGCGCCGCGCGGACGTGCATCTGGCGCAGACCGATCGCGGCGTCGACGTGCTGATCACCGGCTTCCTCGGTGATAAGCTCTCCGAAGTGGAGGCGCTGACCGGCTTTGCGGAGCGGCACGGCCTCGCCCGCCTGTCGGTGGATGATGGCTATGGTCCGGAGACCCGGTGGGAGCCGGAGCCCGCGACGATCAGCTTCGCGGGTGTGCCGGTCGCGCTTCAACCGGGTGCCTTCCTTCAGGCTACGCGAGAGGGCGAGGCGGCCTTAGTCGCAGGCGTGAAGGATGCGGTCGGGAGCGCTCCGATCGTTGCAGACCTGTTCGCCGGACTGGGCACCTTCTCTCTCGCGTTGGCAGAGCGCGCCAAGGTGTATGCGGGCGAAGCCGCCCGGGAGCCGATCCTGGCGCTAAAGGCCGCTGCCTCGCGCGCCGGCCGCCCCGTATTTGCCGAGCATCGGGACCTCTACCGCCGCCCGCTGGCGCCTGCCGAACTCGATCGCTTCTCGGCAGTCGTGATCGATCCGCCGCGTGCCGGTGCTCGCGAGCAGGCAGCAGCGATCGCCGCCAGCAAGGTGCCGGTCGTGGCGTATGTTTCGTGCAATCCCAGCAGCTTCGCACGAGATGTGAAGACGATGTGCGAGAGCGGCTACCGGCTCGATTGGGTGCAGCCGGTAGGTCAGTTCCGCTGGTCCACCCATGTCGAGTTGGTGGCGCGGCTCAGCCGCTAA
- a CDS encoding NAD(P)H-hydrate dehydratase yields the protein MRILPSGAPILRADEMRAAEQRCFGAGVSQSELMERASLAVAREVARLGAGQPALVLAGPGNNGGDAYGVARLLRGWGHDVAVAAIGRPTSGAAAANAAAWQGKVESLEQVSARPVLVDGLFGTGMSCALDAPVAAHLARLVAAASVSVAIDIPSGIETDTGLDLGAPDGITATVALGALKPAHLLGAGVSKCGHVLLADIGVEPGAIWSSIARPRLQAPEPQAHKYDRGLVVVVAGSMAGASRLAARAALHGGAGYVILAAPEPATGGPDAIVQRTIEGRDALAELLTDPRIGAVVIGPGLGRDEAAKDLLEAAIGCERDLVIDGDALSLLGEAAAERLRTRKAATLLTPHAGEFARMFDAAGSKIEATLAAARNSGATVIHKGADTVIAWAGGKAVVASAASSWLSTAGTGDVLAGLVAARHAAGGSADEAVWLHSRAARLAGPAFAADDLIGRIPVAMGECL from the coding sequence ATGAGGATCCTGCCTTCAGGCGCCCCCATCCTGCGTGCAGACGAGATGCGGGCTGCCGAGCAGCGCTGCTTCGGTGCCGGCGTTTCCCAATCCGAACTGATGGAGCGTGCCTCGCTCGCCGTTGCGCGGGAAGTCGCCCGGCTGGGCGCGGGGCAGCCGGCGCTGGTGCTTGCGGGACCGGGGAACAACGGCGGCGATGCCTATGGCGTCGCGAGATTGCTGCGCGGCTGGGGCCATGACGTGGCAGTCGCGGCGATCGGCCGGCCTACGAGCGGTGCGGCGGCAGCCAACGCCGCCGCGTGGCAGGGCAAGGTGGAGAGCTTGGAGCAGGTGAGCGCAAGGCCAGTCCTGGTGGACGGCTTGTTCGGTACCGGCATGTCGTGCGCTCTAGACGCTCCCGTAGCCGCCCACCTGGCCCGGCTCGTTGCCGCGGCCTCTGTCTCAGTGGCGATCGATATCCCCTCGGGCATCGAGACCGACACCGGCCTCGATCTGGGCGCCCCGGACGGGATCACGGCCACGGTGGCGCTCGGCGCGCTCAAGCCGGCGCATCTGCTCGGCGCCGGTGTCTCCAAGTGCGGCCACGTCCTGCTTGCCGATATCGGCGTGGAGCCGGGCGCAATTTGGAGCAGCATCGCACGTCCGAGGCTACAGGCTCCGGAACCCCAAGCGCACAAATATGATCGTGGGCTGGTGGTCGTGGTCGCCGGCAGCATGGCCGGAGCCTCCCGTCTCGCGGCGCGCGCGGCGCTCCACGGTGGCGCCGGCTATGTGATCCTGGCGGCGCCGGAGCCTGCTACTGGCGGTCCAGACGCGATCGTCCAACGCACGATCGAGGGCAGGGATGCGCTCGCCGAGTTGCTGACCGACCCGCGCATCGGCGCGGTGGTGATCGGGCCCGGCCTCGGCCGGGACGAAGCGGCCAAGGACCTCCTCGAGGCGGCGATTGGCTGCGAGCGGGATCTGGTGATCGACGGCGACGCGCTCAGCCTGCTGGGCGAGGCGGCTGCCGAACGTCTGCGTACCCGCAAGGCCGCGACGCTGCTTACCCCCCACGCGGGCGAGTTTGCGCGCATGTTCGATGCCGCCGGCAGCAAGATCGAGGCGACACTCGCTGCCGCCAGGAACAGCGGCGCTACAGTGATCCACAAGGGCGCGGACACGGTGATCGCGTGGGCCGGCGGCAAGGCCGTGGTCGCATCCGCGGCATCGTCGTGGCTGTCGACCGCCGGTACCGGGGACGTCCTGGCGGGGCTCGTCGCCGCGCGTCACGCCGCCGGTGGCAGCGCCGACGAGGCCGTGTGGCTGCACAGCCGCGCCGCGCGACTTGCCGGCCCCGCCTTCGCAGCCGACGACCTGATCGGCCGGATCCCAGTCGCAATGGGAGAATGCCTGTGA